The following are encoded together in the Magnetospirillum gryphiswaldense MSR-1 v2 genome:
- a CDS encoding FkbM family methyltransferase, translating into MNTDFFRHGDLAPTIAAAGLRAVDIGSRGGFDPDLLPIAWAVDGIGFEPEPQAFAQLQATDPAPWRSVRWLPFAIGAANGPATLWIPPDPVGASLLEHDPAVGERFGLSHLTSNCRPLTVDTVTLDHALAGLALPDYLKLDVEGAELSILQAAPQTLAATVAIKAEASFVAARKNQPLVADMDVFLRGQGFELMDIIRPMRWRAQPVAPHPYSWRGQPGYSRGQIGQCDLLYFRRADTLAADRQTLAAGLIAMALGYFDHALPLLTRSGIKADAVAHASRRLGRRVAWQQMRANLRELVPLLRSLLGGVPN; encoded by the coding sequence ATGAACACCGACTTCTTCCGCCACGGCGATTTGGCCCCAACCATCGCCGCTGCCGGATTGCGGGCGGTGGATATCGGCTCACGCGGGGGCTTCGACCCCGATCTGCTGCCCATCGCCTGGGCGGTGGACGGCATCGGCTTTGAACCGGAACCCCAGGCCTTTGCCCAATTACAGGCCACCGACCCGGCGCCGTGGCGCTCGGTCCGTTGGCTGCCCTTCGCCATCGGCGCTGCCAACGGCCCGGCGACGTTATGGATACCGCCCGACCCGGTGGGAGCGTCATTGCTGGAGCACGATCCGGCGGTGGGCGAACGCTTCGGCCTGTCGCACCTGACCAGCAACTGCCGCCCGCTGACGGTGGACACCGTCACCCTGGACCACGCCCTGGCCGGGCTGGCCTTGCCCGATTACCTGAAGCTGGATGTGGAGGGGGCGGAACTGTCCATCCTGCAAGCCGCCCCGCAAACGCTGGCGGCGACAGTGGCGATCAAGGCCGAGGCGTCGTTCGTCGCCGCCCGCAAGAACCAGCCGCTGGTGGCCGACATGGATGTGTTCCTGCGCGGCCAGGGCTTCGAGCTGATGGACATCATCCGCCCCATGCGCTGGCGGGCGCAGCCGGTGGCGCCGCACCCCTATTCCTGGCGCGGCCAACCCGGCTATTCGCGCGGCCAGATCGGCCAATGCGACCTTTTGTATTTCCGCCGCGCCGACACCCTGGCCGCCGACCGGCAAACCCTGGCCGCCGGGCTGATCGCCATGGCCCTGGGCTATTTCGACCACGCCCTGCCGCTGCTGACCCGATCAGGAATCAAGGCCGATGCCGTCGCCCATGCCTCGCGCCGGTTGGGCCGACGGGTGGCTTGGCAGCAGATGCGGGCCAATCTGCGCGAGTTGGTTCCGCTGTTGCGGTCCTTGCTGGGGGGCGTGCCCAACTAA
- a CDS encoding alpha/beta hydrolase: MAYHRLEGKGPGIIFLHGFHSDMEGGKALALENLCKNQGRAFVRFDLFGHGKSSGRVEDGCVSRWADDAVAVLDELTQGPQVLVGSSLGGWVALLAALRRRDRVVGLAGIAAAPDFTEDLMWAEFTAEQRRDLLEKGEVVLPNCYEPDNPWTVPRLLIEDGRNNLLLGDCINLACPVRLIQGQKDADVPWKTALKIADCLASDDVEITLIKDGDHRLSRDQDLARMTAIVARLVDGLE; this comes from the coding sequence ATGGCATACCATCGCCTGGAAGGCAAGGGCCCTGGAATCATCTTCCTGCATGGCTTTCATTCCGACATGGAGGGCGGCAAGGCCCTGGCCCTGGAAAATCTGTGCAAAAACCAAGGCCGCGCCTTCGTCCGCTTCGACCTGTTCGGCCACGGCAAAAGCAGTGGGCGGGTCGAGGACGGGTGTGTCAGCCGCTGGGCCGACGACGCCGTCGCCGTGCTTGATGAACTGACCCAGGGGCCGCAGGTTCTGGTGGGGTCGTCCCTGGGCGGCTGGGTGGCGCTGCTGGCCGCCTTGCGCCGCCGCGACCGGGTGGTCGGGCTGGCCGGCATCGCCGCCGCCCCCGATTTCACCGAGGATCTGATGTGGGCTGAATTCACCGCTGAACAGCGCCGCGACCTGCTGGAAAAAGGTGAAGTGGTGCTGCCCAATTGCTATGAGCCGGATAATCCGTGGACGGTGCCGCGCCTGCTGATCGAGGATGGCCGCAACAACCTGCTGCTGGGTGATTGCATCAACCTTGCGTGCCCGGTCCGCCTGATCCAGGGACAAAAAGATGCCGACGTGCCTTGGAAAACGGCACTGAAGATCGCCGATTGCCTGGCCTCCGACGACGTCGAGATCACCTTGATCAAGGATGGCGACCACCGGCTCAGCCGCGACCAGGATCTGGCGCGCATGACCGCCATCGTCGCCCGCCTGGTGGATGGGCTGGAATGA